One segment of Micromonospora parathelypteridis DNA contains the following:
- a CDS encoding DUF4129 domain-containing protein gives MTDGTLPPTPSEAEPGVLRPALGLLRRWWPVGAVAVLLAGAALASAHSSIGASRIPPAAESLPWVPEYPTAEPPPSIPVEPRDAGEATQAHIPEWIGTVAMVLLGLAILAALGYLAWILLRGFRRRRAIRSLPAHRARRTAEGTARDVVAALDAGLVELDDRDTDPRVAVIACWVRLEEAAAAAGVPRLTGDTPTDLVSRLLRGDPAAGVPAIVSTDVLGEFAHVYREARYATRPVGESTRDQARAALRRLRGELSAVVTA, from the coding sequence ATGACAGACGGAACACTCCCGCCGACACCGTCTGAGGCCGAGCCGGGGGTGTTACGCCCGGCGCTCGGCCTGCTTCGCCGGTGGTGGCCGGTGGGGGCGGTCGCCGTGCTGCTTGCCGGTGCCGCGCTGGCGTCAGCCCACTCGTCGATCGGAGCCAGCCGGATCCCGCCAGCCGCGGAGAGCCTGCCGTGGGTGCCCGAGTACCCGACCGCAGAGCCGCCGCCGTCGATTCCGGTCGAGCCGCGCGACGCCGGTGAGGCCACGCAGGCGCACATTCCAGAGTGGATCGGAACCGTGGCGATGGTGCTGCTCGGTCTCGCCATCCTCGCCGCGCTCGGTTACCTCGCCTGGATCCTGCTGCGGGGCTTCCGACGTCGCCGGGCGATCCGCTCGCTGCCCGCGCACCGGGCCCGGCGTACGGCCGAGGGCACTGCCCGCGACGTGGTCGCCGCCCTCGACGCCGGCCTGGTGGAGCTCGACGACCGGGACACCGATCCGCGGGTGGCGGTGATCGCCTGCTGGGTGCGCCTGGAGGAGGCCGCCGCGGCGGCCGGCGTCCCGAGACTTACCGGAGACACGCCCACCGATCTGGTCAGCCGGCTGCTGCGCGGTGACCCGGCGGCGGGGGTGCCGGCGATCGTCAGCACCGACGTGCTGGGCGAGTTCGCGCACGTCTACCGGGAAGCCCGGTACGCCACCCGCCCGGTCGGCGAGAGCACCCGGGACCAGGCCCGCGCCGCGCTGCGCCGGCTGCGCGGCGAACTGTCAGCGGTGGTGACCGCATGA
- a CDS encoding LppU/SCO3897 family protein, whose translation MSEQVAPPPASDAAPAEPAVETPQPAEPGPAEPQAAESQPAESQPAESQPAESQPAEQEAKKSGAKKVLGVVGAVLAIVVVAGLKFGVASAIGNYFNKDETAAAKTGDCIAELPEITGTEQETVDGAKVVECTSTDAAYSVVGRVNDQSEAQAKADTTCEQYFKEGEQGYIYSSIEPGKTGYVLCLTKKA comes from the coding sequence GTGTCAGAGCAGGTCGCACCGCCCCCCGCGTCCGACGCCGCACCAGCTGAGCCGGCCGTCGAGACGCCGCAGCCGGCGGAGCCGGGCCCGGCCGAGCCACAGGCGGCCGAGTCACAGCCGGCCGAGTCGCAGCCGGCCGAGTCGCAGCCGGCCGAGTCGCAGCCGGCCGAGCAGGAGGCGAAGAAGTCCGGTGCGAAGAAGGTTCTCGGCGTCGTCGGCGCGGTCCTCGCCATCGTCGTCGTCGCCGGTCTGAAGTTCGGCGTCGCCTCGGCGATCGGCAACTACTTCAACAAGGACGAGACCGCTGCCGCCAAGACCGGCGACTGCATCGCCGAGTTGCCGGAGATCACGGGCACCGAGCAGGAGACTGTCGATGGTGCCAAGGTCGTCGAGTGCACCTCCACCGACGCGGCGTACAGCGTCGTCGGTCGGGTGAACGACCAGAGCGAGGCCCAGGCCAAGGCCGACACCACCTGTGAGCAGTACTTCAAGGAAGGCGAACAGGGGTACATCTACTCCAGCATCGAGCCGGGCAAGACGGGCTATGTGCTCTGCCTGACCAAGAAGGCCTGA
- a CDS encoding Ppx/GppA phosphatase family protein produces the protein MAAIDCGTNSIRLLVADLPEESAGSQAPLVDLTRRMEIVRLGQGVDRTGRLAPEAIERTRVALASYAADIEKLGAERVRMCATSASRDAANAADFTEMVQRTLGVAPEVVTGDEEARLSFTGAVRGLPADAKEPFLVVDIGGGSTEFVVGDRAGGVRAAVSVDIGCVRMTERHLPGDPPTPEQVAAAQADIAAAVDRALAVVPGREAATLVGLAGSVTTVVALAKGLREYDPERIHHARVSYEEVTEVTADLLRQTREQRLANPVMHPGRADVIGAGALVLRVIMERAGMPSVVASEHDILDGIAWSLQ, from the coding sequence GTGGCGGCCATCGACTGCGGGACCAACTCGATCCGACTGCTGGTCGCCGACCTGCCCGAGGAGTCGGCCGGGTCGCAGGCGCCGCTGGTCGACCTGACCCGACGGATGGAGATCGTCCGGCTCGGGCAGGGGGTGGACCGCACCGGCCGGCTGGCACCGGAGGCGATCGAACGGACCCGGGTGGCGCTGGCGTCGTACGCCGCCGACATCGAGAAGTTGGGCGCTGAGCGGGTGCGGATGTGCGCCACCTCGGCCTCGCGGGACGCCGCCAACGCCGCCGACTTCACCGAGATGGTGCAGCGCACCCTCGGCGTCGCGCCCGAGGTGGTCACCGGCGACGAGGAGGCCCGGTTGTCGTTCACCGGCGCCGTGCGCGGGCTGCCGGCCGACGCGAAGGAACCGTTTCTGGTCGTCGACATCGGTGGCGGTTCCACCGAGTTCGTGGTCGGTGACCGGGCCGGTGGGGTGCGCGCGGCAGTCTCGGTGGACATCGGCTGTGTCCGGATGACCGAGCGGCACCTGCCCGGCGACCCGCCGACACCCGAGCAGGTCGCGGCGGCGCAGGCCGACATCGCGGCCGCGGTCGACCGCGCGCTCGCCGTGGTGCCCGGCCGCGAGGCGGCCACCCTGGTCGGCCTCGCCGGGTCGGTCACCACCGTGGTCGCCCTCGCCAAGGGCCTGCGGGAGTACGACCCGGAGCGCATCCACCACGCCCGGGTGTCGTACGAGGAGGTCACTGAGGTGACCGCGGACCTGCTGCGTCAGACCCGTGAGCAGCGGTTGGCGAACCCGGTGATGCACCCGGGCCGGGCCGACGTGATCGGCGCGGGCGCGCTGGTGCTCCGCGTGATCATGGAGCGGGCGGGGATGCCGTCGGTGGTCGCCTCGGAGCACGACATTCTGGACGGCATCGCCTGGAGCCTGCAGTAG
- a CDS encoding dienelactone hydrolase family protein, whose product MGEMVSYRSNGGTSEGYLAIPASGTASPAVIVIQEWWGLVPHIRSVADRFAEAGFVALAPDFYHGETTSEPDEAQRLLMAMRMDDAAKDIAGAADYLAGRPEVTGKVGAVGFCAGGSLALWSATISERIVATAGFYPVLPWESMRPDWVDYAGKAAVIHCSEEDGTSAAEGIQTARRAIEEAGGDCHLYDYPGTSHAFFNDDRPEAFDQRAAASAWARTLELFRAKLG is encoded by the coding sequence ATGGGCGAAATGGTGAGCTACCGCAGCAACGGCGGCACGAGCGAGGGGTATCTCGCGATACCCGCCAGCGGCACGGCCAGCCCCGCCGTCATCGTCATCCAAGAATGGTGGGGCCTGGTCCCGCACATCCGATCGGTGGCGGACCGGTTCGCCGAGGCCGGCTTCGTCGCCCTCGCCCCGGACTTCTACCACGGTGAGACGACCAGCGAGCCGGACGAGGCGCAGCGGTTGCTGATGGCGATGCGGATGGACGACGCGGCCAAGGACATCGCCGGCGCCGCCGACTATCTCGCGGGGCGGCCGGAGGTCACCGGCAAGGTCGGAGCCGTCGGCTTCTGCGCCGGCGGCAGCCTTGCCCTCTGGTCGGCCACGATCTCCGAGCGGATCGTCGCCACCGCCGGCTTCTATCCCGTGTTGCCCTGGGAGTCGATGCGCCCCGACTGGGTCGACTACGCCGGCAAGGCCGCGGTCATCCACTGCTCCGAAGAGGACGGCACCTCGGCCGCCGAGGGCATTCAGACCGCCCGCCGGGCCATCGAGGAGGCCGGTGGCGACTGCCACCTCTACGACTACCCGGGCACCTCGCACGCCTTCTTCAACGACGACCGGCCGGAGGCGTTCGACCAGCGCGCCGCCGCCAGCGCCTGGGCCCGCACCCTGGAACTCTTCCGGGCCAAGCTTGGCTGA
- a CDS encoding ArsR/SmtB family transcription factor: MLRLQLGPADLCRVRFADRLHPVGTALLAGQWLRDPTVAAMAPALAERAAAVESTGAAQAATATLRHLLPARGRLPDFVTPFSGLESVEAGLEAIRATPAWRIRAEATAAYAHAHVTPLRRRFAAADPEVLDLFGGAVRTWFDAVLAPNWPDLVSAYRQQVTCASLRLAQHGLDGLFAGLHPAIRWREPVLEVRTWWGGDLPGTGHGLILLPSPLAGPRPRVLVEPGHPILLVYPAVMSTRGAAAGGDSLGRLLGVTRALVLRRLAADGGLTTTVLSRAVGISLSSASEHATALRSAGLVASEREGGAVRHHLTALGAELLEGSSVDSSGAWLPSDQAAGWPSVLP, encoded by the coding sequence ATGCTTCGCCTCCAGCTCGGGCCGGCGGACCTCTGCCGGGTGCGATTCGCCGATCGGCTGCACCCGGTCGGCACCGCACTGCTGGCCGGTCAGTGGCTGCGGGACCCGACGGTCGCGGCGATGGCACCGGCGTTGGCCGAGCGGGCGGCGGCGGTCGAGAGTACGGGCGCCGCGCAGGCCGCCACCGCGACGCTGCGGCACCTGCTGCCCGCCCGGGGGCGTCTGCCGGACTTCGTCACCCCCTTCTCCGGCCTGGAATCGGTCGAGGCCGGCCTGGAGGCGATTCGGGCCACCCCGGCCTGGCGAATCCGCGCCGAGGCCACCGCGGCGTACGCGCACGCGCACGTCACCCCGCTGCGGCGACGGTTCGCGGCTGCCGACCCGGAAGTGTTGGACCTGTTCGGCGGGGCTGTCCGCACCTGGTTCGACGCGGTCCTGGCACCGAACTGGCCCGATCTGGTGTCCGCGTACCGCCAGCAGGTGACCTGTGCCAGCCTGCGGCTGGCGCAGCACGGCCTGGACGGCCTCTTCGCGGGCTTGCACCCGGCGATCCGGTGGCGGGAGCCGGTGCTCGAGGTGCGGACGTGGTGGGGCGGAGATCTGCCCGGCACCGGCCACGGGCTCATCCTGCTGCCGTCCCCGTTGGCCGGGCCCCGCCCCCGGGTACTGGTCGAGCCAGGTCATCCGATCCTGCTCGTCTATCCGGCGGTGATGAGTACGCGGGGGGCCGCTGCCGGGGGCGATTCCCTCGGTCGACTGCTCGGCGTGACCAGGGCGCTGGTGCTGCGCCGGTTGGCGGCCGACGGTGGGTTGACGACCACCGTGCTGTCCCGGGCCGTCGGGATCAGTCTCTCCTCGGCCTCGGAGCACGCCACCGCGCTGCGCTCTGCCGGGCTGGTCGCCAGCGAGCGGGAGGGTGGCGCTGTCCGGCATCACCTGACTGCCCTCGGCGCGGAGCTGTTGGAGGGCTCGTCGGTCGACTCGTCCGGGGCGTGGTTGCCGTCCGACCAAGCCGCAGGGTGGCCGTCCGTCCTACCGTAA
- a CDS encoding alpha/beta hydrolase family esterase gives MAVLTGLCLMIVAAGCGERGRPSSTPSSAAPSASSERPAAGDHDLTLSHNGLDRAYLLHAPPGYDPSRPAALIIALHFYPGSSTSMRELAGLEARADKDNVLVAYPDGVGGGFNALICCGSADDVGFLTALTDHLVQTWRADPNRVFLTGISNGGDMSFRAAVESTGKFAAIGVVSGGYSGKLTTADSYVPKSPVSVITFIGGQDRYASTFQTGIQTWQQRLTCQPSPKASGVPGVTHTVAGCKDGSEVSVYTIADMGHSWPGATTGQLAASSAGLSATDLMWEFFAAHPRKA, from the coding sequence GTGGCAGTGTTGACGGGGCTCTGCCTCATGATCGTCGCCGCAGGCTGTGGTGAGCGGGGGCGGCCCTCGTCGACCCCGTCGTCGGCGGCACCCTCCGCGTCCAGCGAACGCCCGGCAGCCGGCGACCACGACCTCACCCTGAGCCACAACGGGCTCGACCGCGCCTACCTGCTGCACGCCCCACCCGGTTACGACCCGAGCCGGCCCGCCGCGCTGATCATCGCGCTGCACTTCTACCCCGGATCCTCCACCTCGATGCGGGAGCTGGCCGGCCTGGAAGCCAGAGCTGACAAGGACAACGTGCTGGTCGCCTACCCCGACGGGGTGGGCGGCGGCTTCAACGCGCTGATCTGCTGCGGCAGCGCGGACGACGTCGGCTTCCTCACCGCCCTCACCGACCACCTGGTGCAGACCTGGCGTGCCGACCCCAACCGGGTCTTCCTCACCGGCATCTCGAACGGCGGGGACATGAGCTTCCGGGCGGCGGTGGAGAGCACGGGCAAGTTCGCCGCGATCGGGGTGGTCAGTGGCGGTTACAGCGGAAAACTGACCACGGCCGACAGTTACGTGCCGAAGAGCCCGGTCTCCGTGATCACCTTCATCGGCGGCCAGGACCGGTACGCGTCGACCTTCCAGACCGGCATCCAGACCTGGCAGCAGCGGCTCACCTGCCAGCCGAGCCCGAAGGCGTCCGGGGTGCCGGGCGTGACGCACACGGTGGCGGGCTGCAAGGACGGCAGCGAGGTCAGCGTCTACACGATCGCCGACATGGGCCACAGCTGGCCGGGGGCGACAACCGGCCAGCTCGCCGCATCCTCCGCGGGCCTGTCCGCCACCGACCTGATGTGGGAGTTCTTCGCCGCGCACCCCCGCAAGGCCTGA
- a CDS encoding AAA family ATPase has protein sequence MNDVDRSIAPAEVGQLARAVLDAVGTVVVGKRDALELVLAGILAGGHVLLEDLPGLGKTLTARSFAQALGLDFRRLQFTPDLLPADVTGSFLYDQRNGDFTFRAGPVFTNLLLADEINRTPPKTQSALLEAMQEKQVSVEGVTYKLDEPFHVLATANPIEYEGTYPLPEAQLDRFLLRVSFGYPQHEEEWEVLRRRMSRRREEADIKAVVDAATLRAMQAALEDVVVEDSIGRYIVSLTAATREHPSVLVGASPRGSLALLLLARVRAVFGGRDYVVPEDVKEVAAPALAHRITLRPEMWLRRVDPAFVVGEVLEATPAPASGALPSYAAGGPRH, from the coding sequence ATGAACGACGTGGACCGGAGCATTGCCCCCGCCGAGGTCGGCCAGCTGGCTCGGGCGGTGCTGGACGCGGTCGGCACCGTCGTGGTCGGCAAGCGCGACGCGTTGGAACTGGTCCTCGCCGGCATCCTCGCGGGCGGCCACGTGCTGCTGGAGGACCTGCCCGGGCTGGGCAAGACGCTCACCGCACGATCGTTCGCCCAGGCGCTCGGGTTGGATTTCCGGCGGTTGCAGTTCACCCCCGACCTGCTCCCCGCCGACGTCACCGGCTCCTTCCTCTACGACCAGCGCAACGGCGACTTCACCTTCCGGGCCGGGCCGGTCTTCACCAACCTGCTCCTCGCCGACGAGATCAACCGGACGCCGCCGAAGACCCAGTCCGCGTTGCTGGAGGCGATGCAGGAGAAGCAGGTCTCGGTGGAGGGTGTGACCTACAAGCTGGACGAGCCGTTCCACGTGCTGGCCACCGCCAACCCCATCGAGTACGAGGGCACGTACCCGCTGCCCGAGGCGCAACTGGACCGATTCCTCCTGCGGGTCTCCTTCGGTTACCCGCAGCACGAAGAGGAGTGGGAGGTGCTGCGCCGTCGGATGAGCCGACGCCGCGAGGAGGCGGACATCAAGGCGGTGGTCGACGCGGCCACGCTCCGGGCCATGCAGGCCGCGCTGGAGGACGTGGTGGTGGAGGACTCCATCGGCCGTTACATCGTGTCCCTCACCGCGGCCACCCGTGAGCACCCGTCGGTGCTGGTCGGAGCCTCGCCTCGCGGTTCGCTGGCGCTGCTGCTGCTGGCCCGGGTCCGCGCGGTGTTCGGCGGACGGGACTACGTGGTGCCGGAGGACGTCAAGGAGGTGGCGGCCCCCGCTCTGGCCCACCGGATCACCCTGCGCCCGGAGATGTGGTTGCGTCGCGTCGATCCGGCGTTCGTGGTCGGCGAGGTGCTGGAGGCGACCCCCGCCCCGGCCAGCGGCGCGCTACCCAGCTACGCCGCCGGCGGGCCTCGGCACTGA
- a CDS encoding PadR family transcriptional regulator, protein MDTTQLLKGVLDLAVLAVLREEDGYGYDILRRLREAGLEEVGDASVYGTLRRLFAAGLLTTYVVPSESGPHRKYYSLNAAGRDQLTRSGKLWRSFATTMDSLLDDRGMAA, encoded by the coding sequence GTGGACACCACACAGTTGCTGAAGGGCGTGCTCGATCTGGCCGTCCTCGCCGTGCTCCGAGAGGAGGACGGCTACGGTTACGACATCCTGCGCCGGCTGCGCGAGGCCGGCCTGGAGGAGGTCGGCGACGCCTCGGTCTACGGGACGCTGCGCCGCCTCTTCGCCGCCGGCCTGCTCACCACGTACGTCGTGCCGAGCGAATCCGGGCCGCACCGTAAGTACTACTCACTCAACGCCGCGGGGCGTGACCAGTTGACCCGCTCCGGCAAGCTCTGGCGCTCGTTCGCCACGACCATGGACAGTCTGCTCGACGATCGGGGGATGGCGGCATGA
- a CDS encoding DUF58 domain-containing protein, translated as MTGPTVPRATEPEPAAGWAPTRALGRAVLLAGLLLVAGVLLGRVDLIVLAAPFALGTAYALRRRPTALPQVWITSGDDAPLVEGGDVTAAVSVGNPDTVDYDLVVLRSRVSPWLRVDRAGFAHDETADDVPPATTTPNNGETPASGTGRSLADRPFVTSVPTGAAVDLELAGRALRWGRHPVGPAGARVATAGGLLVSRAVISEPVRVRVYPRTEPFEAVEAMPRAAGLVGAHHSRRPGEGGELAGVRRFGPGDRLRRIDWRVSLRARQLHVAATLSDRDAEVVVLLDVLAEAGRSGGVGGAASVLDTTVRATAAIAEHYLHRGDRVSLLEYGPAARRLRPAAGRRQYLTVLEWLLDVRVHSSSHEPYDQVFGPQLLSSDALVVVLTPLLDERSAQMLARLARAGRFVVAVDTLPTDLAPPKDQTWAEVAYRLWRLDREIMIGQLREHGVPVVRWAGAGSLDQVLRDVARLATAPRVGGR; from the coding sequence ATGACGGGTCCGACCGTGCCGAGAGCCACCGAGCCGGAACCGGCTGCCGGCTGGGCGCCCACCCGGGCGCTCGGCCGGGCGGTGCTGCTCGCCGGCCTGCTGCTGGTGGCAGGGGTGCTGCTGGGGCGGGTCGACCTGATCGTGCTGGCCGCCCCGTTCGCGCTGGGCACCGCGTACGCGCTGCGCCGACGACCCACGGCGCTGCCGCAGGTGTGGATCACCTCGGGTGACGACGCGCCGCTGGTCGAGGGCGGCGACGTGACCGCGGCGGTGAGCGTCGGCAACCCGGACACGGTCGACTACGACCTGGTGGTGCTGCGCTCCCGCGTGTCGCCGTGGCTGCGCGTCGACCGGGCCGGCTTCGCACACGACGAGACCGCCGACGACGTACCTCCCGCCACCACGACACCGAACAACGGAGAGACGCCGGCCAGCGGCACGGGCCGTTCCCTCGCCGACCGGCCGTTCGTGACGTCGGTGCCCACCGGTGCGGCGGTGGACCTGGAGTTGGCCGGACGTGCCCTGCGCTGGGGCCGGCACCCGGTCGGCCCGGCCGGCGCCCGGGTCGCCACGGCGGGCGGCCTGCTGGTCTCCCGGGCGGTGATCAGCGAGCCGGTCCGGGTGCGGGTGTACCCGCGTACCGAGCCGTTCGAGGCGGTGGAGGCCATGCCCCGCGCCGCCGGTCTGGTCGGGGCACACCACTCCCGCCGGCCCGGTGAGGGCGGCGAGTTGGCCGGCGTACGGCGCTTCGGCCCGGGGGACCGGCTGCGCCGCATCGACTGGCGGGTGTCGCTGCGTGCCCGGCAACTGCACGTGGCGGCCACTCTCTCCGACCGCGACGCCGAGGTGGTGGTGCTGCTCGACGTGCTCGCTGAGGCTGGCCGCTCCGGCGGGGTGGGCGGGGCCGCCTCGGTGCTGGACACCACCGTCCGGGCCACCGCCGCGATCGCCGAGCACTACCTGCACCGTGGCGACCGGGTGTCCCTGCTGGAGTACGGGCCGGCAGCTCGCCGGCTGCGGCCGGCCGCTGGGCGTCGGCAGTACCTGACGGTGCTGGAGTGGCTCCTCGACGTCCGCGTCCACTCGTCCTCGCACGAGCCGTACGACCAGGTGTTCGGCCCGCAGTTGCTCTCCTCGGACGCGCTGGTGGTGGTGCTCACCCCGCTGCTGGACGAACGGTCGGCGCAGATGCTCGCCCGGCTGGCCCGTGCCGGGCGGTTCGTGGTGGCCGTCGACACATTGCCGACCGACCTGGCGCCGCCGAAGGACCAGACCTGGGCCGAGGTGGCGTACCGGCTGTGGCGCTTGGATCGCGAAATCATGATCGGACAGCTCCGGGAACACGGCGTACCGGTGGTGCGCTGGGCCGGCGCCGGCAGCCTGGACCAGGTGTTGCGGGACGTGGCCCGGTTGGCGACGGCTCCTCGGGTCGGTGGCCGGTGA
- a CDS encoding uracil-DNA glycosylase, with the protein MAESRTPEQVVARAARATDLAHLDAAVSDCFACPRLVRWREEVARTRRAAFRDQEYWGRPVPGFGTGDARIAILGLAPAAHGGNRTGRIFTGDRSGDVLFAALHRAGLANQPTSVAADDGLALRDLRIFSAVRCAPPDNKPTPEERDTCAPWLHREVTLIRPTLRVVVALGAFAWAAWWPVLRQVYGQRPPSPRPAFGHGAHWSGTDAPDLLGCYHVSQQNTFTGRLTPEMLDDVFGQAKLLAGVD; encoded by the coding sequence TTGGCTGAGTCGCGTACCCCCGAGCAGGTGGTCGCCCGCGCAGCGCGGGCGACCGACCTGGCTCACCTCGACGCGGCGGTGAGCGACTGCTTCGCCTGCCCCCGGTTGGTCCGGTGGCGGGAGGAGGTCGCCCGCACCCGCCGGGCCGCGTTCCGCGACCAGGAATACTGGGGCCGGCCGGTTCCCGGCTTCGGCACCGGCGACGCGCGGATCGCCATCCTCGGGCTGGCGCCCGCCGCGCACGGCGGCAACCGCACCGGCCGGATCTTCACCGGCGACCGGTCGGGTGACGTGCTGTTCGCCGCGCTGCACCGGGCCGGGCTGGCCAACCAGCCGACCAGCGTCGCCGCCGACGACGGGCTCGCCCTGCGGGACCTGCGGATCTTCTCGGCCGTCCGGTGTGCGCCCCCGGACAACAAGCCGACCCCAGAGGAACGGGACACCTGCGCACCCTGGCTGCATCGCGAGGTCACGCTGATCCGGCCCACGTTGCGCGTCGTGGTCGCGCTGGGCGCCTTCGCCTGGGCGGCGTGGTGGCCGGTGCTACGTCAGGTGTACGGGCAGCGCCCGCCCAGCCCGCGACCGGCGTTCGGTCATGGGGCACACTGGTCCGGCACGGACGCTCCGGACTTGCTGGGCTGCTACCACGTCAGCCAGCAGAACACCTTTACGGGGCGGCTGACACCAGAGATGCTGGACGACGTCTTCGGCCAGGCCAAGCTGCTGGCCGGAGTGGACTGA
- a CDS encoding HAAS signaling domain-containing protein — protein sequence MTVTEQEITDYVARVRAALADLPPTQRDELIEDLGDHLTEVAAEAEGTLVERLGEPETYAAELRAAAGAAPGGGRNLDQRVATAVVRVRTRLRALDIRLGPPLGYATASDFLRLLRPGWWVVRGYLAAMLVTVISTGGSFGLLPRFGGELLAGLVMLVGFVLASIWIGRGSARLTRWPRSAVQVGSAVLVVFAFAALMQAEDRMRYGDYGYDQTSVDSQYDRVRDVFVYDSEGRLVENARLFDQNGDPIRLGYPDCSEDAYGKTPLRAYPYCPEQAPFAPRAPGAPIPSEPPTAAPGVTSTPDPSTTPIPTGQPTADPTATGTPSAAPTPSATS from the coding sequence ATGACCGTCACGGAGCAGGAGATCACCGACTATGTGGCACGGGTCCGGGCCGCTCTGGCCGACCTGCCGCCCACGCAACGCGACGAGTTGATCGAAGATCTTGGCGACCACCTCACCGAGGTCGCTGCCGAGGCGGAGGGCACCCTCGTCGAGCGACTGGGCGAGCCCGAGACGTACGCCGCAGAGCTGCGCGCCGCAGCCGGCGCCGCCCCGGGTGGTGGGCGCAATCTCGACCAGCGGGTCGCGACCGCGGTGGTCCGGGTCCGCACCCGGCTGCGCGCGCTCGACATCCGGCTCGGCCCACCCCTGGGGTACGCCACAGCCAGCGACTTCCTCCGGTTGTTGCGCCCCGGCTGGTGGGTGGTGCGCGGCTATCTGGCGGCGATGCTGGTCACCGTGATCAGCACCGGCGGCAGTTTCGGGCTGCTGCCGAGGTTCGGTGGCGAGTTGCTCGCCGGCCTGGTCATGCTGGTCGGCTTCGTGCTCGCCTCCATCTGGATCGGCCGCGGTTCCGCCCGGCTGACCCGCTGGCCGCGTTCGGCGGTGCAGGTCGGCAGCGCGGTGCTGGTGGTGTTCGCGTTCGCCGCTCTGATGCAGGCCGAGGACCGGATGCGCTACGGCGACTACGGCTACGACCAGACCTCGGTCGACAGTCAGTACGACCGGGTCCGGGACGTCTTCGTCTACGACAGTGAGGGCCGCCTGGTGGAGAATGCCCGGCTCTTCGACCAGAACGGCGACCCGATCCGCCTCGGCTACCCGGACTGCTCGGAAGACGCCTACGGCAAGACGCCGTTGCGGGCGTACCCGTACTGCCCCGAGCAGGCGCCCTTCGCGCCCCGCGCTCCGGGCGCGCCCATCCCCTCCGAACCACCCACCGCCGCGCCGGGCGTGACCAGCACTCCGGACCCGAGCACCACGCCGATCCCGACCGGCCAGCCCACGGCAGACCCGACCGCGACCGGCACGCCGAGCGCTGCGCCGACCCCCAGCGCGACGAGCTGA